One genomic region from Muriicola soli encodes:
- a CDS encoding transporter substrate-binding domain-containing protein has translation MNNFKKSFLLCFLLLFSCKEYSVEKNNRIEKAQANRDLAEIKADGKLRALIAYSATSYFLYRGQAMGYEYELLKRLADDLGVELELHVSRDLDEMLSELQKGDVDIVAHGLAITSERKQEVAFAEYLYITEQVLVQRKPDGWRKMTLDNIREAMVNDPIELIGDTVSVRKNSSYFKRIKNLSREIGGEIIIDTLTGNYATDEIIKMVAEGDIKYTLADKNLATINASYYPNLDVEVPLSFSQRIAWALRPEASELLKATNDWIRKEKKESDYYVIYNKYFKNKRSFRRRVNSPFYSLNQKQISRYDPIIKENSRMLGWDWRLLASLIYQESRFDPNAESWSGAKGLMQLMPGTAQELGVTETADAGEVIKAGSKYLRQLYQNFEQITDSVQRIKFTMAAYNCGYSHVLDAQNLAREKGLKDSIWDDHVEKMILALSFPKNYNHEVVKFGYVRGLEPFQYVEQIFQRFDHYQKFIDKEEPENRSLAGS, from the coding sequence ATGAACAATTTTAAAAAATCATTTTTACTGTGTTTTCTGTTGTTGTTCTCCTGTAAAGAGTACAGTGTTGAAAAAAACAACAGAATTGAAAAAGCACAAGCAAACAGAGACCTTGCGGAGATAAAAGCCGATGGCAAACTACGGGCTCTGATCGCTTACAGTGCCACCAGCTATTTCCTGTACAGGGGGCAGGCCATGGGTTATGAATACGAATTGCTCAAACGCCTTGCCGACGACCTGGGGGTAGAATTAGAATTGCATGTTTCCCGGGATCTGGACGAGATGCTAAGTGAGCTTCAAAAGGGCGATGTAGACATCGTAGCGCACGGCCTGGCTATTACGTCTGAACGCAAACAGGAAGTGGCTTTTGCCGAATACCTCTATATCACGGAGCAAGTACTGGTACAACGCAAACCTGACGGATGGCGAAAAATGACGTTGGATAATATCCGGGAAGCGATGGTTAATGATCCTATTGAACTTATTGGAGATACGGTCTCTGTAAGAAAGAATTCCTCCTATTTTAAAAGAATCAAAAATCTATCCCGGGAGATCGGGGGTGAAATCATCATTGATACCCTTACGGGAAATTATGCAACAGACGAAATCATCAAAATGGTTGCTGAAGGCGATATAAAATATACCCTTGCCGATAAAAATCTTGCTACCATAAATGCCTCCTACTACCCCAATCTGGATGTAGAGGTTCCTCTCAGTTTCTCACAGCGCATAGCATGGGCGCTCAGACCTGAAGCATCAGAATTACTGAAGGCTACCAACGACTGGATCAGGAAAGAAAAGAAGGAGAGCGACTATTACGTGATTTACAATAAGTACTTTAAAAATAAACGGAGTTTCAGGCGCCGGGTAAACAGTCCGTTTTACAGCCTGAATCAAAAACAGATCAGCCGGTACGACCCGATAATAAAGGAGAATTCCAGGATGCTGGGGTGGGACTGGCGACTCCTGGCCTCCCTAATTTATCAGGAATCCCGTTTTGATCCGAATGCGGAATCCTGGTCAGGAGCAAAGGGATTGATGCAATTGATGCCGGGTACAGCCCAGGAATTAGGGGTAACAGAGACCGCAGATGCCGGAGAGGTAATTAAGGCAGGTTCAAAATACCTGAGACAGCTCTATCAAAACTTTGAACAAATAACGGATTCGGTACAGCGGATAAAGTTTACGATGGCGGCCTACAATTGTGGATACAGCCATGTGTTGGACGCTCAAAATCTGGCCCGTGAAAAAGGGTTAAAAGACAGCATTTGGGACGACCATGTAGAAAAGATGATTCTGGCGCTGAGTTTTCCCAAAAATTACAACCACGAAGTTGTGAAGTTTGGATATGTCAGGGGATTGGAGCCTTTTCAATATGTGGAACAGATCTTTCAACGATTTGACCATTACCAGAAATTTATTGACAAGGAAGAGCCTGAAAATAGGAGTTTAGCGGGTTCTTAA
- a CDS encoding RNA polymerase sigma factor — MVSLLRKLFLVIIGERNKSSLDKDHPFRDLSDEELVEKIAETNNTLLFGIIYDRYADKVYTKCTGFARSEDEAEDLTQDVFLTIFIKLGSFKGISKFSSWVYSITYNFCVNYITRNKGRKISEKTEKFDGREHQLAVEAEDRSFFHMRSDKLKIVLEQIPPEDKTLLLLKYQDDVPIKDLCALLDLGESAVKMRLKRAKAKTLATYNALP, encoded by the coding sequence ATGGTAAGCTTACTTAGAAAATTATTTCTGGTAATCATTGGGGAGCGGAACAAATCTTCCCTCGACAAGGATCATCCATTCCGGGATCTCTCGGATGAGGAATTGGTGGAGAAGATTGCAGAGACGAACAACACCTTACTTTTTGGGATTATTTACGACAGGTACGCAGATAAGGTATATACAAAGTGTACTGGTTTTGCCCGTTCTGAGGACGAGGCCGAAGACCTCACCCAGGATGTTTTTCTAACTATTTTCATCAAATTAGGCAGCTTCAAAGGCATCTCTAAATTCTCGAGCTGGGTCTATTCTATTACTTACAACTTTTGTGTCAATTATATTACCCGGAATAAAGGGCGAAAGATCAGTGAGAAGACTGAAAAATTCGACGGCAGGGAACATCAATTAGCTGTTGAAGCAGAAGACCGAAGTTTCTTCCACATGCGTTCTGATAAATTGAAGATTGTGCTGGAACAAATCCCCCCTGAAGACAAAACTCTGCTGCTGCTTAAATATCAGGACGATGTCCCGATAAAAGACTTATGTGCCCTTTTAGACCTTGGTGAAAGCGCTGTAAAAATGAGACTGAAAAGAGCCAAGGCAAAAACATTAGCAACCTATAATGCACTCCCCTAA
- a CDS encoding mechanosensitive ion channel family protein, which translates to MDTLGSLATDSLTTIIQDIVSALPGILGAIIVLTIGWLIIKIIGFVLKKILKLARIDALSEKINEARLFGEESKIKIDVIKILLGFIKGILWITFIIVAAEIMGLTIISTEISNLLRYLPVLLSAVVIFMIGMYAAKLIKSALTSIFDSMGIGGSKIVSSIVYYMIIVFVLITALNQAGIDTAIITSNITLVIGAFLLAFAIGLGLGSREVVAKLLNTFYARKTYAVGDSIKTKKFEGTIEAIEGILVTVKTRDGKIVIPIEDLIQTKVELK; encoded by the coding sequence ATGGACACATTAGGAAGCTTAGCAACAGACTCACTCACAACCATCATCCAGGACATTGTATCAGCTTTACCTGGAATTCTCGGTGCAATTATCGTCTTGACCATTGGATGGCTTATCATCAAGATCATTGGCTTTGTACTGAAAAAGATCCTCAAACTCGCAAGAATTGATGCCTTATCAGAAAAGATCAACGAGGCCCGTCTTTTTGGAGAGGAGAGCAAAATAAAAATAGATGTGATCAAGATCCTATTGGGCTTTATCAAGGGAATCCTGTGGATCACATTTATAATCGTTGCTGCGGAGATCATGGGGCTCACTATTATCTCTACGGAAATATCCAACCTGCTTCGTTATCTCCCTGTATTGCTGAGCGCCGTGGTCATTTTTATGATCGGGATGTACGCTGCCAAACTCATCAAAAGCGCTCTGACCAGCATTTTTGATTCCATGGGAATCGGCGGTTCCAAGATCGTAAGCAGCATTGTCTACTATATGATTATTGTCTTTGTGCTTATTACAGCACTCAATCAGGCGGGAATCGACACTGCGATCATTACCAGCAATATTACCCTGGTTATTGGTGCTTTTCTTCTCGCGTTTGCCATCGGGCTCGGACTTGGGTCGAGAGAAGTGGTAGCCAAACTTCTCAATACCTTTTACGCCAGAAAGACATATGCGGTTGGTGACTCCATCAAAACCAAGAAATTTGAAGGTACGATAGAGGCTATAGAGGGAATTCTGGTTACGGTAAAAACCAGGGACGGGAAAATTGTTATTCCAATTGAAGACCTCATTCAAACTAAGGTAGAACTGAAATAA
- a CDS encoding YegP family protein: MGKFEIRKTKSGQYKFDLKASNGQVILSSETYKTKASCKKGIHSVMNNASTDKRFDRKTAKNGSPYFNMKARNGQIIGTSEMYSNTNGMENGIASVKKNAADASIDDQS; encoded by the coding sequence ATGGGAAAATTTGAAATCAGAAAAACGAAATCAGGTCAGTATAAGTTCGACCTGAAAGCTTCCAACGGACAGGTAATCCTGAGCAGCGAGACTTACAAGACCAAAGCGAGCTGTAAAAAGGGTATCCACTCTGTGATGAATAATGCATCAACAGATAAGCGTTTCGATCGGAAAACGGCCAAAAACGGAAGCCCCTACTTTAATATGAAAGCGAGAAACGGACAGATCATTGGCACCAGCGAAATGTATTCCAATACCAATGGGATGGAAAACGGTATCGCCTCGGTAAAGAAAAATGCTGCCGATGCTTCCATAGATGACCAATCATAA
- a CDS encoding DUF3078 domain-containing protein: MKKRGLLAFFLAAGMLAYAQTEAELKAEKAVKKDSIAAIQGRVNALQSQIDALPGWKTGAFGTIGVNLSSFSNWYTQGFPNNSAGNIGFTLNAFANLKEEKFFWRNSANVNLQWVKLDDKDDPTDSDSFREATDVFNISSLYGRKLSEKFAISTLGEYRTTILNNFNDPGYLDIGVGGTWTPIDNLVVVFHPLNYNFVFSSEDTIFNSSLGAKIVADYTRQVGAVNFKSNLSLFQSYESGDLSNWTWINSFSYTLWKMIGVGFDFGLRNNKQEALNYSVNTLGNTTETFDTVDNDLQTYWTVGLSYSF, translated from the coding sequence ATGAAGAAAAGAGGATTACTAGCTTTTTTCCTGGCTGCAGGAATGTTGGCTTATGCCCAAACTGAAGCAGAACTCAAAGCAGAAAAGGCGGTAAAGAAAGATTCTATTGCCGCTATTCAGGGCAGGGTCAATGCCCTGCAATCACAGATCGATGCCCTTCCGGGGTGGAAAACCGGAGCCTTCGGTACCATAGGTGTTAATCTTTCGAGCTTTAGCAATTGGTATACCCAGGGATTCCCTAACAATTCGGCCGGGAATATCGGTTTTACCCTAAACGCCTTTGCCAACCTGAAGGAGGAAAAATTCTTCTGGCGTAATTCAGCGAATGTGAATCTCCAATGGGTGAAGCTCGATGACAAGGACGATCCCACAGATTCAGACAGCTTCCGGGAGGCTACTGATGTATTCAATATCTCCTCTCTTTACGGACGAAAACTAAGTGAGAAGTTCGCTATATCTACCCTTGGTGAATACCGGACAACCATCCTCAATAATTTTAATGATCCCGGATATCTCGATATCGGGGTTGGAGGGACATGGACACCCATAGACAATTTGGTAGTGGTCTTCCATCCGCTGAACTACAACTTTGTTTTCAGCAGCGAGGATACCATCTTTAACTCCTCCCTTGGAGCAAAGATCGTTGCCGATTATACTCGTCAGGTAGGAGCAGTAAACTTTAAGAGTAACCTCTCTTTATTTCAAAGTTACGAAAGCGGAGACCTCAGCAACTGGACATGGATTAACTCCTTCTCCTATACGCTGTGGAAAATGATTGGGGTTGGTTTCGATTTTGGCCTGCGTAACAACAAGCAGGAAGCCCTTAATTATTCTGTGAATACCCTTGGGAATACGACGGAAACTTTTGATACAGTGGATAACGATTTACAAACCTACTGGACAGTAGGTCTGAGTTATTCCTTCTAA
- the mscL gene encoding large conductance mechanosensitive channel protein MscL codes for MLKEFKNFIMTGNVIEFAVAVILAGAVGLVVNGFVNDIVMPVVGEFSGGVDFANLKYVLTEASGVAGEPGAIAENAIRYGAWINTIVNLIIVGFVLFMIIKAYNKTKTPPAPEAPKGPSQEQLLAEIRDLLKK; via the coding sequence ATGCTTAAAGAATTCAAGAATTTTATTATGACTGGCAATGTCATTGAATTTGCCGTAGCCGTTATCCTTGCCGGAGCCGTTGGCCTGGTGGTAAACGGATTTGTAAACGACATCGTGATGCCTGTTGTCGGTGAATTTTCCGGAGGGGTCGACTTTGCGAACCTGAAGTACGTCCTTACCGAAGCGTCCGGTGTAGCCGGAGAGCCCGGTGCAATTGCCGAAAACGCTATTCGTTACGGAGCGTGGATCAACACTATTGTTAACCTAATCATTGTAGGCTTTGTCCTTTTTATGATCATCAAGGCTTATAACAAGACCAAGACGCCTCCGGCACCTGAAGCGCCAAAAGGTCCTAGTCAGGAGCAATTGCTTGCAGAAATTCGCGACTTGCTGAAAAAGTAA
- a CDS encoding peptide-methionine (S)-S-oxide reductase, giving the protein MIQEIGLGGGCHWCTEAIFQGLKGVSEVRQGWISSREFPSFSEAILLCFDPSVISLSDLLRIHLQTHSATSAHQMRTKYRSAVYVFSKAQQAIVEKHLLELQTEYPEKLITRPLRFQDFKLNTETYLDYYRRDPEKPFCKNVIRPKLVKLKENFSEQLDPDKIPLTRSGESRVKFL; this is encoded by the coding sequence ATGATACAAGAAATCGGACTTGGCGGGGGTTGCCATTGGTGCACAGAAGCGATCTTTCAAGGCCTCAAAGGAGTCTCTGAGGTGCGACAAGGATGGATATCATCGCGTGAATTTCCTTCTTTCTCAGAGGCAATCCTTCTTTGTTTTGATCCCTCTGTTATTTCGCTATCTGATCTATTGAGGATCCATCTCCAGACCCATAGTGCCACCTCAGCCCATCAGATGCGAACTAAATACCGGTCTGCAGTTTATGTGTTTTCCAAAGCTCAGCAGGCTATTGTGGAAAAGCACCTTCTAGAACTACAAACTGAATATCCGGAAAAATTGATAACCCGGCCGCTGCGGTTTCAGGATTTTAAATTAAATACGGAGACTTATCTTGATTATTACCGCCGCGATCCGGAGAAACCATTCTGTAAAAACGTGATCAGGCCAAAATTAGTCAAGCTAAAGGAAAACTTCAGTGAGCAACTCGATCCGGATAAAATACCCCTTACACGAAGCGGAGAATCGCGCGTTAAATTTTTGTGA
- a CDS encoding DoxX family protein gives MGTIKAWNKWANAHTYYGLDLVRAALGVFLILKGVNFMSDAEAMALVMDPFRELPGSMMLIHYVAAAHFVGGFFIIIGLLTRWSVALQIPILLGAILTNFLGVMIVSNLVQAVVVFLICGFFIFYGSGKHSLDYYLKMQK, from the coding sequence ATGGGAACAATAAAGGCATGGAATAAATGGGCCAATGCCCATACGTATTACGGGCTCGATTTGGTTCGGGCTGCCCTGGGCGTCTTTCTCATCTTAAAGGGAGTCAACTTTATGTCTGATGCAGAGGCCATGGCGCTAGTGATGGATCCTTTCAGAGAGCTTCCGGGAAGCATGATGCTGATCCATTACGTAGCCGCAGCCCACTTTGTAGGTGGTTTTTTTATCATTATTGGATTGTTAACCCGGTGGAGTGTTGCCTTGCAAATTCCCATCCTTTTAGGTGCCATCCTTACCAATTTCCTGGGCGTGATGATAGTCAGCAACCTCGTCCAGGCTGTCGTAGTTTTCCTGATTTGCGGCTTCTTTATCTTCTATGGCTCCGGGAAGCACTCACTAGACTATTACCTGAAAATGCAGAAATAG
- a CDS encoding heme-binding domain-containing protein has translation MLKKIGIVLIFAFVVLQFFRPEKNNSNDLTYDITTKYEVPEEVEKIMRVSCNDCHSNNTVYPWYAEIQPVGWWLNDHIEHGKGHLNFSEFTKRPIAIQNHKFEETVEMVEEKEMPLDSYTNFGLHPEANLTDEQRRLIIKWAKDQMTYLAKTYPADSLVMPSRR, from the coding sequence ATGCTGAAGAAAATAGGAATTGTTTTAATCTTTGCCTTCGTTGTGCTCCAGTTCTTTCGTCCGGAGAAAAACAACAGCAATGACCTCACCTATGATATTACTACAAAATACGAAGTACCTGAAGAGGTAGAAAAGATCATGAGGGTTTCCTGTAATGATTGCCATTCCAACAATACGGTCTACCCATGGTATGCCGAAATACAACCTGTGGGCTGGTGGTTAAATGACCATATTGAACACGGGAAAGGCCATCTCAATTTTTCTGAATTTACCAAAAGGCCTATAGCCATACAGAATCACAAATTTGAGGAAACGGTTGAAATGGTTGAAGAGAAAGAAATGCCTTTGGACAGCTATACCAATTTTGGCCTGCACCCCGAAGCCAATCTCACAGATGAGCAGCGACGACTGATCATCAAATGGGCTAAAGATCAAATGACCTACCTGGCAAAGACCTATCCGGCAGACAGCCTGGTGATGCCCAGCAGGCGATAA
- a CDS encoding DUF2339 domain-containing protein produces the protein MENQQDQINRLTEKLELLRQVHSHFSEEIAGLKAEIEQLKKDNKINAPALKTSEKEAQSTVADIPKETADTVGKEISEKKYYRKRQNKILGGVCSGIAESTGMNLLLMRFLWVLFTLLFCIGAVVYLILWLSLPEKESKSPAFSDLPKVGLEKAEVLSRAGQDKTASDMEKYIGENIISKIGIAVLIIGVGIGAKYSIDNDLISPLIRILLGYLVGAGLLAVSFRLLRKYENFSAVLLSGAMAIFYFITYAAYAFYDLFPAYITFLMMVLFTVATVLAALRLNKQFIAHIGLVGAYAVPFLLSEGEGKALVLFSYMAIINGGILVVAFKKYWKPLYLVAFGLSWLIVISWGVGAYEAKEHFILALSFSTLFFLLFYATFLAYKILRKEVYNPLDIALVLANSFIFYGLGYGFLTSQVEGENYLGLFTLGNALLHLGVGFMVYRQKGIDKNIYFLISGMVLVFLTLSIPVELDGSWVTLLWLGEALVLFYIGKTKQVAIYEKLAYPLLLLSSISLLQDWVWAYGDTEELSLVFLNPTFLTSAIFCAVLGYMNLLYHNKKFPGAFAGDNGKWQLLSTGLASLLLLSLYASVALEINYYWERQFQASATGEFGIGGSYNYDLITFQSLWGMMYFLGYTAALILINSRWIKSKALGILGLSLAGLGLMYFLTVGLYDLSELRESYLGENYNEGFEAGIFHLLFRYPAFLLMTVVILVSYRYLRANYKKEVFTPALNLMLSITLLWVLSSELIHWLNLAGAGGIYKLWMTVFWGIYALALISLGIWKAQKQLRIAALVLFGITLIKLVFYDLANLNTLAKTGLFVLLGVLLLIISFLYNKFRGRLWEE, from the coding sequence ATGGAAAATCAGCAAGACCAAATCAATCGTCTTACCGAAAAACTGGAACTCCTAAGACAGGTACACTCCCATTTTTCAGAGGAGATAGCAGGCCTTAAGGCCGAGATAGAGCAGCTGAAAAAGGACAATAAAATAAATGCTCCTGCCTTAAAAACATCCGAAAAAGAAGCTCAGTCTACTGTAGCCGATATTCCAAAGGAAACGGCCGATACTGTTGGAAAAGAGATCTCTGAGAAAAAGTATTATCGAAAAAGGCAAAACAAGATACTGGGAGGTGTGTGTTCCGGGATCGCCGAAAGCACTGGAATGAATTTGCTGTTGATGCGCTTCCTCTGGGTACTCTTTACCCTTTTGTTTTGCATCGGTGCAGTAGTTTACCTGATCTTATGGCTAAGCCTGCCGGAAAAAGAAAGTAAATCTCCGGCGTTTTCCGATCTACCTAAAGTGGGATTGGAAAAAGCAGAAGTCCTTTCCCGGGCCGGACAGGACAAGACGGCTTCCGATATGGAAAAATATATCGGAGAAAACATCATCAGTAAAATAGGCATTGCTGTGCTCATCATTGGTGTTGGTATTGGAGCAAAATACTCTATTGACAACGATCTCATTAGTCCGCTTATCCGGATCCTGCTGGGTTATCTCGTAGGGGCAGGATTATTGGCTGTAAGTTTCCGCTTACTTAGGAAATACGAGAATTTTAGTGCCGTACTCCTCAGCGGAGCCATGGCCATATTTTATTTTATCACCTATGCGGCCTATGCATTTTACGATTTGTTTCCCGCCTATATTACCTTTCTCATGATGGTACTGTTTACAGTGGCTACTGTTCTGGCCGCCTTAAGACTAAATAAGCAATTTATTGCGCATATTGGCCTTGTAGGCGCTTATGCCGTTCCATTTTTGCTGAGTGAGGGTGAAGGTAAAGCCCTGGTCTTATTTAGTTATATGGCCATCATCAACGGTGGTATCCTGGTGGTTGCCTTTAAAAAGTACTGGAAGCCCTTATACCTGGTCGCTTTCGGCCTGAGCTGGCTGATTGTGATCAGCTGGGGTGTTGGAGCCTATGAGGCCAAGGAGCATTTTATCCTTGCCCTAAGCTTTAGCACACTCTTTTTTCTGCTTTTTTACGCAACTTTCCTGGCCTACAAAATATTGAGAAAAGAAGTGTACAACCCGCTAGACATTGCACTGGTGCTTGCCAATTCCTTTATTTTCTATGGCCTGGGATACGGTTTCCTGACTAGTCAGGTTGAAGGGGAAAATTACCTCGGACTTTTCACCTTGGGGAATGCCCTTTTACATCTTGGAGTGGGATTTATGGTCTACCGCCAAAAGGGGATCGACAAGAATATCTATTTCCTTATCTCCGGAATGGTCCTTGTCTTTCTTACCCTGAGCATTCCTGTTGAACTGGATGGGAGCTGGGTAACCCTCTTATGGCTGGGTGAAGCCCTGGTTCTTTTCTATATCGGGAAAACAAAGCAGGTGGCAATTTACGAAAAACTCGCCTACCCCCTGCTGTTATTGTCTTCGATAAGCCTATTGCAGGATTGGGTTTGGGCTTATGGGGATACGGAAGAACTATCTTTGGTGTTCCTGAATCCCACCTTCCTCACTTCCGCGATTTTTTGTGCGGTTTTGGGTTATATGAATTTGCTGTACCACAATAAGAAGTTTCCCGGTGCTTTTGCGGGTGACAATGGGAAATGGCAACTCCTATCCACAGGATTGGCGAGCTTGTTATTGCTGAGCCTTTACGCTTCGGTTGCCCTGGAAATTAATTATTACTGGGAACGGCAATTTCAGGCCTCTGCAACCGGTGAATTTGGAATTGGCGGGAGTTATAATTACGATCTTATCACTTTTCAATCCCTCTGGGGGATGATGTATTTTTTAGGATATACCGCGGCCCTGATTTTAATCAATTCCCGATGGATAAAAAGCAAGGCACTCGGAATATTAGGACTTAGTCTGGCAGGATTGGGGTTAATGTATTTCCTGACGGTAGGCTTATATGACCTGAGTGAACTCAGGGAGAGCTACCTGGGTGAGAATTACAATGAAGGCTTTGAAGCCGGAATATTCCATCTGCTGTTCCGTTATCCGGCGTTTCTACTTATGACAGTTGTTATCCTTGTTTCTTATCGCTATCTAAGGGCCAATTATAAAAAGGAAGTATTTACCCCGGCATTAAATCTCATGCTCTCCATTACCCTTTTATGGGTATTAAGCAGCGAATTGATCCACTGGTTAAACCTTGCAGGGGCCGGAGGAATCTATAAACTATGGATGACTGTTTTTTGGGGAATTTATGCCCTGGCACTGATCAGCCTTGGCATCTGGAAGGCTCAAAAACAGCTTCGTATCGCTGCCCTGGTCCTATTTGGTATTACTTTGATCAAGCTTGTTTTCTATGATCTGGCCAACCTAAACACGCTTGCTAAAACGGGCTTATTTGTCCTGTTGGGTGTTTTACTGCTGATCATTTCATTCTTGTACAATAAGTTCAGGGGGCGTTTATGGGAAGAATAG
- a CDS encoding peptidylprolyl isomerase — translation MLQKYLVFGEVVEGMGVIHSIAKVNTDDMNRPLEDFRILSLKVVE, via the coding sequence TTGCTTCAGAAATACCTTGTCTTCGGAGAAGTAGTGGAGGGGATGGGTGTCATCCACTCCATCGCCAAGGTGAATACCGATGATATGAACAGACCCCTTGAGGATTTCAGAATTCTTAGTCTGAAGGTGGTGGAATAG
- a CDS encoding DUF6090 family protein has product MIQFFRRIRQRLLAENKLTKYVLYATGEILLVVIGILIALQINNSNEARKQREQELHYLKNLKTDLILNIAELDRYITTRNSRIESANYVLEHFEGKPLTDLNAFAFHTTNIYIWQKFTQQDNTFQELINSGNLALISNDSIKNGLLNLQALYKKLKNEEEHFRYDAEILLYEPSYSVLDLNPIVKNFTYQVTEGKAGENVELPRENYEAMLKDLKQKNGFVMAVYEFSVMNGQFNEMKAMCEEIIRLIDKEMQTEN; this is encoded by the coding sequence ATGATCCAATTCTTCAGAAGAATCAGGCAAAGACTTCTTGCAGAAAACAAGCTTACCAAATACGTTCTCTATGCCACCGGTGAAATCCTGCTGGTCGTCATCGGGATACTGATCGCCCTGCAGATCAACAACTCCAACGAAGCCCGGAAGCAACGCGAACAAGAGCTACACTATCTCAAAAACCTGAAGACAGACCTTATCCTTAATATTGCTGAACTAGACCGGTATATCACCACAAGGAATTCAAGGATCGAATCTGCCAATTATGTGCTGGAGCATTTTGAAGGGAAACCCCTGACGGACCTGAACGCCTTTGCCTTCCACACCACCAATATCTATATCTGGCAAAAGTTTACCCAACAAGACAACACCTTTCAGGAACTCATCAATTCGGGGAACCTCGCCCTGATCTCCAATGACAGCATCAAAAACGGCCTGCTTAACCTGCAGGCACTCTACAAAAAACTAAAGAATGAAGAAGAACACTTCCGCTATGATGCTGAGATTTTACTCTATGAACCTTCTTATTCTGTACTCGACCTGAACCCCATTGTAAAAAACTTTACCTACCAGGTTACTGAGGGGAAAGCCGGGGAGAATGTGGAATTACCCAGGGAGAACTACGAGGCCATGCTCAAAGACCTGAAACAAAAGAATGGCTTTGTAATGGCGGTCTACGAATTCTCGGTCATGAACGGGCAATTCAATGAAATGAAGGCCATGTGCGAGGAGATCATTCGCCTGATCGACAAGGAAATGCAGACGGAAAACTGA